One region of Candidatus Poribacteria bacterium genomic DNA includes:
- a CDS encoding carbon-nitrogen hydrolase family protein, with the protein MYQSVKVSAISLKPIKWDKASNAEKLEAFFVEAAKDAPQLILATEGVLEGYVVMDIIEGRATPEAMLDIAEPLDGAYIHRFRKLAKQLKTCLCFGFAERCGSASVYNSAVFIDSNGEICGTYHKTQFAEGTHPSWNFNCIGETIRAFNTPFGRTGILICNDRWNPLIARTLVLDGAQFLLIPSYGSKGKSQNQTVLARARENGVPIVEANVGMNLIISKGEIVAYKWGNDQISTADIDIPQPPSTEAARRSEQAYLQTQGPEMEARYQKTVDRLR; encoded by the coding sequence ATGTACCAGTCAGTCAAAGTATCCGCAATTTCGCTGAAACCTATCAAATGGGATAAAGCCTCCAACGCTGAAAAATTGGAGGCTTTCTTCGTTGAAGCCGCCAAGGACGCGCCACAGTTAATTTTGGCGACCGAAGGTGTATTGGAAGGTTATGTCGTTATGGATATCATTGAAGGCAGAGCCACGCCAGAGGCGATGCTTGATATCGCAGAACCGCTTGATGGCGCATATATCCACCGATTCCGTAAACTTGCGAAGCAACTCAAGACGTGCCTCTGTTTCGGTTTCGCTGAACGGTGTGGTTCCGCCTCCGTCTACAATTCCGCTGTGTTTATTGACAGCAATGGTGAGATATGCGGTACCTATCATAAAACACAATTCGCCGAAGGCACACATCCATCGTGGAATTTTAACTGCATCGGCGAGACGATTCGTGCGTTCAACACACCCTTCGGACGCACCGGCATCTTAATTTGCAATGATCGGTGGAATCCATTGATTGCACGAACGCTGGTTTTAGATGGGGCGCAATTTCTACTGATCCCTTCCTATGGTTCAAAGGGCAAATCACAAAATCAAACCGTCCTCGCCAGAGCCCGTGAAAACGGTGTGCCGATTGTAGAAGCAAACGTCGGCATGAATCTCATCATCAGCAAAGGCGAAATTGTCGCCTACAAATGGGGAAACGACCAGATCAGCACCGCAGACATTGACATTCCCCAACCACCTTCAACCGAGGCTGCACGTCGCTCGGAGCAAGCGTATTTACAAACGCAGGGACCTGAGATGGAAGCACGTTATCAAAAAACCGTTGACCGTTTGCGGTAA